In Chryseobacterium camelliae, one DNA window encodes the following:
- the pncA gene encoding bifunctional nicotinamidase/pyrazinamidase, translating into MKKALIIVDVQNDFCEGGALAVPEANQIIPYINLLMEENEYDQIVLTQDWHPANHKSFASNNGRKVGESIILNSIPQFMWPDHCVQGTFGAEFHKDLNRDKVTHIIQKGKNPEIDSYSGFQDNNHFMKTGLDDFLKYHDIQLLEIVGLAMDYCVKFTCLDAVANGYVTCLHFNGTKAVNVKPDNGRDALYEMIQKGVTVLG; encoded by the coding sequence ATGAAAAAAGCGTTAATCATCGTAGATGTGCAGAATGATTTCTGTGAAGGCGGTGCCCTTGCAGTTCCTGAGGCCAACCAGATCATCCCGTACATCAATCTGCTTATGGAGGAAAACGAATATGACCAGATTGTTCTTACCCAGGACTGGCATCCTGCCAACCATAAAAGCTTTGCCAGCAATAACGGCAGAAAAGTAGGTGAAAGCATCATCCTGAACAGCATTCCGCAATTCATGTGGCCGGATCATTGTGTGCAGGGAACCTTTGGGGCAGAATTCCATAAGGACCTGAACCGTGACAAGGTAACCCATATCATCCAGAAAGGCAAGAATCCTGAAATCGACAGCTACAGCGGATTCCAGGACAACAACCATTTTATGAAAACCGGATTGGATGATTTCCTGAAATACCATGACATCCAGCTGCTTGAAATCGTCGGGCTTGCCATGGATTATTGTGTGAAATTTACCTGCCTGGATGCTGTGGCCAACGGTTATGTCACCTGCCTTCACTTCAACGGCACCAAGGCAGTGAATGTAAAACCGGATAATGGCAGGGATGCACTGTATGAAATGATCCAGAAGGGCGTTACTGTACTGGGATAG
- a CDS encoding pseudouridine synthase, producing MTHKSEERKPFGKSRSGGRGGKDFDSRDKYERGNLKFGKKPFGKTDRDDDRAKSYIQKRKLNKISKDLHKDTIRLNKYIANSGICSRREADDLIIQGLVEVNGQVVTEMGYQVQKTDRVVFDGQSITPEKPVYVLLNKPKGYISTTKDDKARKTVMDLVANASPYRVFPVGRLDRSTTGVILLTNDGHMTKKLTHPSFDIKKIYHVTLDRKLSGEDMKAISEGIRLEEGVATVDQISYIEGKPKNEIGIEIHIGWNRVIRRIFQRLGYEVEALDRVMFAGLTKKNIKRGHWRILTELEVNNLKML from the coding sequence ATCACCCATAAAAGCGAAGAACGTAAGCCGTTCGGGAAATCAAGATCCGGCGGAAGGGGCGGTAAGGATTTCGACAGCAGGGATAAATATGAGCGCGGCAACCTGAAATTCGGCAAAAAACCTTTCGGTAAAACGGATAGGGATGATGACCGTGCAAAATCTTACATCCAGAAGAGAAAGCTGAATAAAATAAGTAAGGATCTTCATAAAGATACCATCCGTCTCAACAAATACATCGCCAATTCCGGGATCTGCAGCAGGAGAGAAGCGGATGACCTGATCATACAGGGGCTGGTCGAAGTAAATGGCCAGGTAGTGACGGAAATGGGATACCAGGTGCAGAAGACAGACCGTGTGGTTTTTGACGGGCAAAGTATTACGCCTGAAAAACCGGTATATGTCCTTCTGAACAAGCCCAAAGGATATATTTCTACGACTAAAGACGATAAGGCCAGAAAAACAGTAATGGATCTGGTAGCCAATGCATCGCCTTACCGCGTATTTCCTGTCGGAAGGCTGGACCGTTCCACCACGGGGGTCATTTTGCTGACCAATGACGGACATATGACGAAGAAACTTACCCACCCGTCTTTCGACATTAAAAAGATCTACCATGTAACGCTGGACAGAAAGCTTTCCGGTGAAGATATGAAGGCTATTTCCGAAGGGATCCGTCTTGAGGAAGGGGTAGCCACCGTTGACCAGATTTCTTATATTGAAGGAAAGCCTAAAAACGAGATCGGGATTGAAATTCATATCGGTTGGAACCGTGTCATCAGAAGAATTTTCCAAAGGCTTGGCTATGAAGTGGAAGCACTGGACAGAGTGATGTTTGCAGGTCTTACCAAGAAAAATATCAAGAGAGGCCACTGGAGAATTTTAACGGAACTTGAGGTGAATAACCTTAAAATGCTTTAA
- the aroB gene encoding 3-dehydroquinate synthase, translating to MITFLDDHFSQLNDFLLEKSFSKIFILTDENVHEYCLPVLLGNLDTDIAFEILEIEPGEEMKNVQTANQLWEILTEMQADRQALVINLGGGVITDMGGFVASTYKRGIRFINIPTTLLSMCDASIGGKTGIDLMHYKNMVGTFSFPEQIFVYPKFLETLPFKEVRSGFAEMLKHGLIADKIHWNELTQLPKPDSESVIPHIQTSMDIKQEVVNKDFQEKNIRKTLNFGHTIGHAVESLCLEQGNPVLHGEAVAAGMICETHLSYLEGLISEEESGIIIDALKKYYPYLDISDFSDDAVFALLFNDKKNTDRKINFSLLTSIGSCNFDYQCSEKMIRKALKFYREINTI from the coding sequence ATGATAACATTCTTAGATGATCATTTCTCTCAGCTGAATGATTTTCTCCTTGAAAAGTCTTTCAGTAAAATTTTTATTCTCACGGATGAAAATGTCCACGAGTACTGCCTGCCGGTATTGCTGGGAAACCTGGATACCGACATTGCTTTTGAAATCCTTGAAATAGAACCCGGTGAGGAAATGAAAAACGTACAGACCGCCAACCAGCTTTGGGAAATCCTTACGGAAATGCAGGCGGACCGCCAGGCGCTTGTCATCAATCTCGGGGGCGGCGTTATTACGGATATGGGCGGATTTGTAGCGTCAACCTATAAACGGGGCATACGGTTCATCAATATCCCCACCACCCTGCTTTCCATGTGCGATGCATCCATAGGAGGCAAAACGGGCATCGACTTGATGCATTATAAGAATATGGTGGGAACTTTTTCCTTTCCTGAACAAATTTTTGTCTATCCGAAATTTCTTGAAACCCTTCCTTTCAAAGAAGTGAGGAGCGGTTTTGCAGAAATGCTTAAACACGGTCTTATTGCCGATAAAATCCACTGGAACGAACTTACCCAGTTACCAAAGCCAGACAGTGAATCTGTGATCCCGCACATCCAGACTTCCATGGATATCAAGCAGGAAGTGGTGAATAAAGATTTCCAGGAGAAGAATATCAGGAAAACGCTTAACTTCGGGCATACCATAGGCCACGCTGTTGAAAGCCTTTGCCTGGAGCAGGGAAATCCTGTATTGCACGGGGAAGCCGTAGCTGCCGGTATGATTTGCGAAACCCATCTATCGTACCTGGAAGGACTTATTTCTGAAGAAGAGTCAGGTATCATTATTGACGCTCTGAAAAAATATTATCCTTATCTGGACATCAGTGACTTCAGCGATGATGCTGTTTTCGCGCTGTTATTTAATGATAAAAAGAACACTGACCGCAAAATCAATTTTTCATTGCTCACCAGTATAGGTTCATGCAATTTTGACTATCAATGTAGTGAAAAAATGATCAGAAAGGCATTGAAATTCTATCGTGAAATCAATACTATTTGA
- a CDS encoding porin family protein — translation MKKLILGLAITAGSLAFAQTTSTSSTGSATFGIKAGMNVSSLSDGADLSDSKSKIGFNAGVFANIPLASSFSLQPEVIYNDLGSKVTREGNVLGNTYKAEYSRNLGYIAVPVMFQYNATPEFYLEAGPEFGFLVSAKDKMKSTVNNSSNTQFASLNKNDFQTFNFGIGIGAGYYFIPNLGVTLRYTAGLTDIYKNNNGDSVKNNVFQVGLAYKF, via the coding sequence ATGAAAAAATTAATTTTAGGATTAGCTATTACAGCTGGATCTTTAGCATTTGCTCAAACAACATCTACATCTTCAACAGGTTCCGCAACATTCGGTATTAAAGCGGGAATGAACGTTTCCTCTCTGTCTGACGGTGCAGATTTAAGTGATTCAAAATCTAAAATCGGATTTAACGCAGGTGTTTTTGCAAATATACCATTAGCAAGCTCATTCAGCTTACAGCCAGAGGTTATCTATAATGATCTTGGATCAAAGGTAACAAGAGAAGGTAATGTTCTAGGAAATACATATAAAGCAGAATATTCCAGAAATTTAGGTTATATTGCTGTTCCTGTAATGTTCCAGTATAATGCAACTCCAGAATTCTATCTTGAAGCAGGTCCGGAATTTGGTTTCTTGGTAAGTGCAAAAGATAAGATGAAGAGCACTGTTAATAACAGTTCAAACACACAATTTGCATCTTTAAATAAAAACGACTTCCAAACTTTCAATTTTGGTATTGGAATTGGTGCAGGATATTATTTTATTCCAAATTTAGGAGTTACCTTACGATATACAGCAGGTCTTACCGATATTTACAAGAACAATAACGGTGACTCTGTGAAAAACAATGTATTCCAAGTTGGTTTAGCTTATAAATTCTAA